Genomic segment of Malania oleifera isolate guangnan ecotype guangnan chromosome 7, ASM2987363v1, whole genome shotgun sequence:
ttcatgcttattttttaattttggcatggttgtgcatgtgtgaaaaaaattcacgaccgttacgcccgcttcccgttaagTAACACCCGCCTCTCCCGCGACGCacgacacccgcgaccgtttcgcgacATTACCCGCGACCGCAATTTCGAACCATGGGTTGGGGACAAACTTGTGTCTGGAAATGAAACTAGACTTTGGTATCCATGGATTGTCAGAGTACGAATAGACATGAAGGTGCCCAGGGATCGTGGCAACTTCTCTAATTTCTCACATTGGGGTTAAATGTAGATCTTCAAGTCCGCAAGGCACAAGCAACATCTGTTCTACTGTTCTTCCAAGGTCACCATCTTCCTCTGGCGAGTCTTGCTGATCAATAAATGTCTGAATAAGATGTCGTTGTTACTGAAACCCCAATAATAATCCTGTATCCATCATCTTCGACAATGAAACCAGCAGCTGTTCACGCCTGCCGGCATCAACCTGTAAATTCTCAAGCTTAGATAAACCAGTGCTTGATGAAAATTGCTGCCTCCAGAAGTCACCAGCTGACAGTTCACGTGCAAAGATTCATTCATGGTGGCTAGTATAGTTGATAATTCAACTCAATCCATCCCATtatgtttttgatttttgaatcAATCAGGGTTGTTGCTGTTTCCTCTTCCATTGTTGTTATAATCGATATTGTTTTTTGGTTCGGAGAGTTGCAGGTCTGAGTGCGGATGGCAGCAACAGGTCCTTGTCCTTTCTTGTGCCTCATCATCAGCCATCTTGCCCTCAATATTCCTGTGGTATTTTAAGCCTGCTGCTCTGTTGTGCATCCCTCTTCGTCTCCCTGCTTCTGCAAAATCAAGCTTTGGAACTTCCCGCTTCACACAGACATTGTGCGTCTATTCCACCGGGAGAATCAGCTCCAGGATAGCCAGGGGCAAACCATTGTGACGAGCTTGCACTTGAGCAAGGCAGATCTGGAGAAGGTTAATGGAAGTTCATCTTCGTGGGAAAAGTTTGCCTCAAGATTGCTGTTTATATGGGTTGGAGAGGGACCATGTGCGGCGTGACAGCTTCCCTGAGGGAGTTGATGGTGGGGAAGGACTGGTAGGTGTAGTTGTGGGGGTGCAATGCACTGCTTGAGCAGGTGTTATGGAGGTCTCCCATGGCGGTTGAGAGAGAGATGTGGGTCATGATGAGTGGGTGTTGGAGGAGGCTAATATGCTGGTGCAGTCTTCCATCCATTTTCGTTAACGGGTGTTGTGCTTCGGCTGAAATTGGATCAATTCCAGAACTTCGATGACTTAATTGCAAAAATGGTGACCAAATTGATTTTGAGTTATAAGTTCAACGACTATTTTTGCAATTTACCTGCTAAATagatttttgtttaattttgctACTTTTCCATGTTAAAGACATTCAATTTTTGGGCTtgttttaataatatattttgtcACTACCAgagtttattttcatttttgtttcaatAACTTTGCAGGATACAATTTTTTGCAAGTCTATCCTGAATGAATATGCAGTCAAGATGAATTTGGAAAAGCCTATATATAATACTGTTCAATCAGAAGGGCTGCTTCCAATATTTGAGTCATCTTTGGTTTTTAGTGGCACTAGATACACTGGTGATGCTGGTAGAAATAAGAAAGAGGCTGAACAATTGGCTGCACGTGCTGTTATCCTATCAATGCTGGGTACCAATTTTCAGATGCTTTGTCTCGTAATCATTTTTAGACCATTCTAAATCTATTGCCCTCACTCTGTTTGCACACACATGTTTGTTTATTTCCCTTGTTTGCATGTATGTGACTTGTTGGCATTACTATGCAGGTAATACTGGATCTGGAACTCTTCTTTCTGAGATCATTAAGTCTAAAATGAAACTTTATGTTGCACTGCACAGAGTTAAGGATGCTCGCCAAATGCAGAATACCAGTGTGCCTGGGGAAGGACACATTGGAATTACTCCTGGAATCTCTTCTGATAAAGGAAAAGAGATTGAAGTTGTTGGGGGTTCAGAAAATTTACCAGTAACTGCAATTGCAGGGTCATCCCCGGGAGAACTTGCTAACATTCCAGTTACGCATCAGCCTGCTCATGAATTCAAGAAACCAAAGGCAGAGCCAATGCCTGGGACAATTACTACTCCAATTATGTTTGTGCCTCCAGTTTTTGAGCAGTCTCCAGTTATTTGTTCAACTTCGGGGAAAAAGCGAAATcgaaagaacaagaagaaggcTGATAAGAAAAGACGAATTGGTTCTCAGTGAGTGATGGCTTTATATATTTTGGTCTGCAGTTTCTTAtatctccttttttcttttttttttttgttgtgaaATCCAATATTTGTAGCGATTTAGCGCTTTTCCAGTGCACTCCTGCACTGTGAAAGGCTATAAAGATAACAAAAAATCTTCTTTTACTATGTTTTTAGGTTATTACTGCtcttaggcatttattgctaTGACTGTTGTTCAACACATCTTTTATGATTTAGtgttgtaatttaatttttcttttatataggGACACAGTTGTGTAGTTAATTATCTCACTTTTAATGCTCACTCTCCCCAAAGCAATGGGAGGTAAAAGGGGAGCGGCCCTCTTTTTTAAACCTGTTTACTAGATATTATTTGTCTCGTTGCTTGACCTACCCAAGATGATTTGATTATTAGCTTGTAATTGTCAGTCTCTAGCGCTGAAATCTTATATGTCAAGCCTAGTGACATATACCTAATATTTGTTGATCTAAATGTGCTATGTATCTGTATAACCCATAAAGCATTTTGGGCATTCATAATTCAACCCTCGTCATTGATTTGTGTATGGTCCTGTGATGAATGGTTTTGTAAACTTGGTTTATGGTAACCACTTATCTTTTGCAGCATCTcacaaggttttattttagaTTTCCCTTTATTGCACACTTGGTACATAGGAATAGAATGAAATCTGGCGGAATAGgatcaaatttatcacttgatttcacGATATACCCTACTCAAATTTTCATGTCATTCTTTTTCTACCCGAGTCAATTCTGCAGACTAGCTGATGCTAATGTATATTCTTGATAATGCAGGTTGCCTGTTGCTTCCGTGTTGCCTTTGAATCAAGCATCTCCTTGTTCGGTGGCTCAGTAGTCCTCATCTATTGGCGCCGTTCAGTGGTACAGGTCTTTCTTGTGTACCTATGTGTTAGGGTGTGGCTTAAACTTTCCTCGTCTTGTGTTGCCGGAGCAAGAACCCTTTCTTGTATGTTGTGTTATTGCTCGCATCATCTGTTGTAAAACTTTGTATGGTTTGACTCCCAACATTTTCTCCCTTAGCTTAACGTATAGGCTGCCACTGGTT
This window contains:
- the LOC131159621 gene encoding double-stranded RNA-binding protein 5-like, which produces MSQLGQAKLKGFKAEPSVQNDPQPSMEEQTVVEVHVQPVMADPTAGQKDPQPVMEEPPVSGTDPQPSAAEPSDKAAPQAQTETRSGPGPSTQRLPEQMMHKNRLQEYTQRSSIPLPIYHTVNEGFQHAPRFRSTVLVDGASYTSPNSFSHRKAAEQDVAKLALECISQKIKDEGCPLIREDTIFCKSILNEYAVKMNLEKPIYNTVQSEGLLPIFESSLVFSGTRYTGDAGRNKKEAEQLAARAVILSMLGNTGSGTLLSEIIKSKMKLYVALHRVKDARQMQNTSVPGEGHIGITPGISSDKGKEIEVVGGSENLPVTAIAGSSPGELANIPVTHQPAHEFKKPKAEPMPGTITTPIMFVPPVFEQSPVICSTSGKKRNRKNKKKADKKRRIGSQLPVASVLPLNQASPCSVAQ